Part of the Sorghum bicolor cultivar BTx623 chromosome 1, Sorghum_bicolor_NCBIv3, whole genome shotgun sequence genome, tctatgcgaaggaggtcacagactcgataaaactctcttaggtgtgtgtatgggttttcctcacattctcctgagaaaggttgtttttgaacaaattctatgtattcgggttctatctcaaaactagatgctatgataggctttgaagattttggtggttcgagatgtgtgcccgtaggtctatgaaattcatagatagacatgtttgaattcatgatagaccagagatcaaggattagataagaagaaagattagcagagatgaggcaaaggataaaagaaaaatattatttatttatttatttatttatttattataaaatgattaaactagttcgtagtcaactcagcaaccgtttccccggcaacggcgccaaaaatgcttgttgacacttgctaacaccacttgaatactaggttgtcatccccagcatggcactagagtgtactatggtatttatatgcacacagataatccgcaagcgcacggataccgttgaagcttttacccggttaaaggttttatcgtatccacagggaaacgggagaactgatctacgctctaacttaactaagataagtaaataggtgtgaataggaaagatggtagaatcgaataagaacaatattaaaggtaagataacagtgagtgataatatgggaatagagagtagagcaattctagtatatgggcgatggtagccgaatagagaggataactatggtttctctacttcaaaagggtatgtctatgtctgggacgaaccacgtgataagagtacaccacaaaggatgcttatccataggccgataaaccctacccgtcctgctaacgagaggtggactacaggggaccaacgtaactgtcacctacgcggcctaccacacgatccagctagtcaggggatatccacaagtaatctaggtctaagcaccacgcttacacctatactacaactctaacctatagggtcctatagattagaagtactcaaacgagttgtgaaccagaacatacatgattagtaattgcataatgaattagaagttgattaccagagtcatcccatgagcaagcttgattagagcttgatcatggcgaagtacaaccggaggaagaaccgacaggccggcctctcctctaatcctccttcgctctccatctcgctactatctagatctactctagtttagagaagagaggagagctctcatctctaaaccctagcttttactTTGTCTATGAataagtgaacctgggccgtcggatcaaaccgacattgattgaacggttattcttgatcctttaggtcggtggagcataatccgcgagattgagcatgattggccacaggaggtgggcgggcgcccagtaggatagggcgggcgccctgtctctggccccgtttcgcctccgcttcggtctcgtggcttctggagtcttctagatgtaagataattgcgcggcacattgatatctctatgtaatcccgacgtgtgggcctttcttccttatttcctgataaccccctgcagaaatagacaaacaccaaaactcgtggaattctgtcagataaaaccctaagtctcgatgttgatttcatttggatcattttctttgtttatttgatagttaaatttgatacttaaggaccgtcaacataggcgatgtggtactacgttatccttgatcctttaggtcggtggaacatcgtgtgcgaagagagtcccgaacggggtctagaggggggcgggcgcccaggtcctcagggcgggcgccctgggcctggcccctttcggcctctgctttcttcccgtggcttctggagtcttctagatggtagaaattgtgtggtgcgttgatatctctatgtaatcccgacatgtgggcctttcttccttatttcctgataaccccctgcagaaatagacaaacaccaaaactcatggaattctgtcagataaaaccctaagtctaggtgttggttgcatttagatccttttctttatttatttgatgattatatttggtacttaaggaccgtcaacggtTGCAACCAGTGCATTTTTGGCGTTGCAAGTGTTTGGTTCTCTTGCAACCATAGGTGTTCGTTGCCAAGCATTGCAATAAGATGATGCTACAACGTTCATGGTCATGGTTTACCACGCCCATCCTCGTAGCAAGATGTGGTACATGCAACGATCAGTAGCGTAGCAATAGATATATTTGCCACGAGCATTGTCATTGCAATATTATTTATTTCCATGCTATAATTTGGTTGCCTGAAGTGTTTTTGCCACGACCATTACGTCGTGGCAACATAAGCATTTGCCACGTCCACTCTCGAAGCAATATGTTGCTGATGCAACGATCGATAGCGTAGTAATAGATATATATTTGCCTCGAACAACGCCGTTGCAATAACTTGTATTGCCACGCTATTTTTTGTGTTGCCTAAATTGTTTGTGCCACGTTCGTCATGTCGTGGCAAGTACACCATTTGCTACGCATGTTTAATCGTTGTGACAGATCTTACATTATTGCCACATTCGTTAGGTCGTCGCACTAATATAATTTGCCACGCTATTTCATGCGTGGCGAGAGAATAAGTTATTGGCACGCTCATGGTGCCATGGCAATAGTAGCTGTTGTCACGCATTTTTATACGATTTGAGAAATCGTTATTGCCACGATTGTCATGTCATTGGGATTTATTTTCTGCcacgtaaataaatttgttactaTAGATCATATTGCCAAGCATGTCGACTCGTACAAGCAACAAACCATAAAAAGTGAttgcacacacatatatattaattataaaCATTCATTTATTAAGTTGTCAAACCATTGAAATAGTAACTAAAAAACATAAATGAGTGTACAGATCACTATTATTAATAGTTCACAACTTTGTATAACTTGCAACAATGACAGACTTGCTAACATATATGTACGACTAGAGGTAGTCATAGCAGCACAAGATGACATCGCTCCAGCTATGTCCTCGATTGATTATGATCCTTGATCCTCACACTCAATCCTTGTCCCCCTGCTGACCCAAATAATTAACATGTTTAGGTGATTCAACAAGGATACAGTTTTAAACACAATCTGACAGGCAACTTCAGAGTTGCATAGCTAGAGATGAtataagacattctggaaagcacaTGAAAGTATGCCAAACAAGGAAACCATTCAAATCTGTTCAGGACATATGCTAAACCTGACAGACAACTTATAAAATCTAAAACTCTTAAACTATCAGGCCTATGATCATGAAAATTTAACACAAGCTAGATCAGAAGGTTAGCTGTAACTTTTGTATTCATCATATatacagaaaacatcattttcaTCATGATCACCATTTAGTATGCATTACCTTCTTCCTTTTCTGACTTCTTGTTCTACTCATCAGCTCCTGTTGAGTGATATATGCCTTCTGGGCTGCCACATTTGTAGTGTTTCCATTGAATACGTTTCTATTGACAGTAGTAGAATTTTTCGCAGAGCGAGTAGTTGCTGGTGCATCTTTTTGTATAGTGACAACACTTTGTGGCTGAATCTGCAAACATGAAATTGTACACTATTTTAGGTACAATAGTGTAATTACCTTCTCTATAGCATCTTCATTTTCATTTGCATCTTCACCAATCTCATTTTCGTCTTGTATGGTAGGTGCAATTTCAATTGTGTCTCTGTTTTCCGGGGTAGTCTACACAGAAACATATTAAGGTGAAAGATTAGGCACCTTAAACATATGTATATTAAAAGGACAAACATTGACAAATTATTTCAAAAAATATTAAAGGACAAacattgaaaaatcattttcaaATATTACCTGCTTCATTGTTCCTTGTTTGTGGAGCGCTAGCATATTAAGCATTTCTTGCCTCATTTCTTGTCTTAGTGCTACCTTCATTTATTCTCTTAGTGCTATCTTTGCATTTTCTAGGTCCTCTTGCATTTGTCTCTTAATTTCTTCTTTCTCCCTTTCTCTTTCTTCAGCTTCGTATGCAAGTTGTTGTTTCAGATTCTCAACCTGTGCATCAAAAACAATTTCCTTCTCTCTGGCTGCAGCTTCAGCACGTTTTTGTACTTCAATGTTGTCTTTGAAAAGTTCTTTGTGAGTTGGATACTTGGCCAAGTATCCATGGCCATGCAATTTGGATGATTTGACTTGTGTGATTTCTTTGTAGCATGACTGGAAAATCACGTTCTCCTGAGTTGTTGATACATTACTATTTGGTTCCAATTCAGCTTCTAATAATTTGAAGGCTGCGATATCCTGAATGACAGAAAAGGATTGGTTAGAGTTGCTTGGGAGAACCAACCTCTATATATAAAATGGTCTGTACAAAgatttactcacatatacttcaGCTGACAATGGATTTGACAATTTGCCATGTTTTGTGTGTGTGGACTTCCAAAGAGAAAGATCAGCAGGCTCTTCACcactctctctgtctctctaGGACGCCGAAATATAATTCATCACACAAGTAATGTATCATATAACTAAAGGATAAGATTAGTGTATGTAATTTTTACCAGCTCAAAGCTACATTGTGAGAAGTTTTTTGAACCCATCAGGTGCTTGGTTTTCTGCTGCTTACGATTGGAGGAGTTCTGGTTGCTAACCTACTATACAATGACAAAAGGTATGTAATAAAGCAACTTTGTTCCATAaaattcatatgaaaaagtaGATTTTACTAGAACTAACCTGGAATTTCTCAGAACCGAAATACAACAGCAAGTTGTGCCACTCAAATAGGTACACGTCCTCAGGAACATTTCTTATTCTGTCACCATAATTATCATAAGCCTTCTATGTGGCACTTAGAGATGCTCTCCATCCCTTGTACCGTTCCTGGGCAATGTGcattatattttctattttttgtcCTTATTATCAATGTTGCCGAAGTTCCACCTAAGCTGTTTAGAATAAGAAACAATGAAATGGTTAGTCCAAATTACTTTTATGCATCACAGTAGTAATAAACAATAGTACACATCATACCAGTATCTCATCAGCAATTTCTTGTTTGACATTTTCCTTTATATCCTTTCAACTTCTTATTCCAATGAGTGGGGCCCATTTCCTTGTAAACAGTAcaacctcatcgacaaatgcacGAGAGTTAGGTCCAATCGGACCTCCACGTGTTTCTGAGAATTCGATGGTGAGTTGTGAAGTTCGTTCCTTAGCTCTCTTGGCGGCTATTGCTAATCCTTTAATAGTGCCACGTCCTCCTTTCTTGCGCTCAGTCGAGCCATCTCCTTGCACGAAATGAAAATAAATAATCTAGTTAGCAGACTGCATATATGTGTAGACATGGACAGATTCAGGCATCACACTTGAAACAACtatttctagagttgtaaatgggCGAAAACTATGGTTTGTAACATTGTGGAAAGCCCAAAGTCATGAAATTCTATGAACTGATCACTAACCCTTACTTTCATCATCTTGAATTGTAATGCCATCAGGGTCACGTTGGTCGACAAATGCCACTGCATAGAAAGTCAAAATATTCGGTTCATATACAGAATAGTAGTAACAAAAGGAATTTGTTGAAAAAGAAATAAATTACTAATTCTTGGAATGTCCCCTTTTCTGTTCAAATATTCCTTGTACGTGATGAGTGCATTTTCCCTACAGTCATCCAGCAATTCTGGTAGTCACAAAAAAATTAAAGATAAGGTACTAAGTTTGTGAACAATATGAAACCAAGTGCAGACCTTGTACGCATCAAATGGTAGGCACAAGATGGATTACTTTTTGCTTTTTCCGTCGGTTGCTTGTTTAGCCAGACCTTGTACGCATCAAATGGTTCATCCATAAAAGGCTGCTCATCATCTTCGTGTTGCTGGCTTGGTCGCTTCATGGGTGTTATGCTGACTTGTTGTGTAGTCTCTTCCTCCCGTGAGAGTACTAACCTGATTTCCTTCTCACTCTCATTGTCTTGTAACATATTCTCTGCATGTCTATTGTAATCGATGGCCTGCAAACTTGCTACATCTCTTCCACATCGCTTTTTGTAGTATAAAAAGTCCCGTACAGCATACCCAAGGCGGTCCTTAATAGCTATCAAGGTTGCCAATTTTATATCAGCCCTATCGATTTTGAACATTACGTGCTCCCTATCTGCGGGTCCCCtcttgcaatgaacataaagagTCCACACATCAGCATTGTCACTGCATACATAGGACAGTGGTTCAGAAATAAACAAGATTAAAAAAAGGTCAGCTATTACCTATTACCATAATCTGAACATAAGTAAGAAaaaacatgttgatcttgatagaAGGTCTTATAATTTTCAGATGTACTATATTTCAATAGATGTGAACACCAGCACAAATATAGCATTCTTAAAAGGTAACAATTTTTAGGTAAATGAACTATTGACTGTAATTTAAACAGAGGTTCTCAGATACATCAATTATTCACTGGTAAGATCTAATATCAAATTAAGCAACTCACATCAATGAATCACGCCTTCATTGGTGGTTCTGTTACCTTTCTCTTTTAATAATCCATTACAGTGAGAACTCATATGAATTCAGTTTGGCTTGGATAAACTAAATGATAAATTGTCATACTAGACTTAATTGCCTACACAAACATAATATCAGAAAAATGGTAGAGTGGGACAATTCTAATTCACATGCTGGCACAAACCCTGAACTGAACACTTTTCAAGAATTCAGGATTCAAAAATGATACGAAATCAGTGAACTATTGTACCTAGTGCTGTATGGAGTAACCAAGCCCTCAACGTCTTCTACTTCGATTGTGGCTTCGACATAGCGCTTGGCGACCAGATCAGTGGCGTCGTTGCTGGTGTTGGTGTCCTGAGGAGCAATCATCGTCTTCGGTGTTGGCGACGTTGGTTGGTCACTGGATGGACGCGGCGACGACGGGGGCATCCTGGGCGTTGGTCACTGGatgggcggcggcgacgacggtggtttgggaggcggcggcgtcggTGGTTTGCGTGTAGGGTATTTGGTGTTGGTGGTTTGGCTGGGTGGGGACGTGGGGGGGGGAGACAAAATTGGCATGTGGGAGGGTATGATGGGCTGAAATTTGGCGGGGTGggtccaaaaaaatttgggtgGCGGTAACCAAATTTTTTGGCTTATATGCatgataaagaaaataaattgaTTTGGGATCTTAATTATAAAATGATACATAAACTTTACATtagttttaattattttataatttattttaaacAAATATATATGTTGTAAAATATTAATTTACATCTTTAATTTTTTCTGCGGATgtaatttacattgatgatcaaTATTAATATAAATACTAATTGTATAGTGGTAGTAGCATTACtagtatagtagtagtagtaccaTTAGTAGTAGGATTAGgccttccacccaaaaacgcaaaatttttcaagattccctgtcacatcgaatctttagacgcatgcatagagtactaaatatagacgaaaattaaaactaattgcatagtttggttgaaatttacaaacgaaagtgctactgttGTATTGACTAGTATGACACAATGCCATATGTAGGGAGGATTAGTAGGAGGATTACTAGGAGGATTACTGGTATGACTAGTATTGTAGAGTCCATAGTAGCAGGATTAGTAGGAGGATTACTAATATGACTAGCattgtagtactagtagtattaggccagtctcaatgcatgtttcatgagagtgtcatgcacattaaatagggtgccacctaagcaaaattgctgacttggcaggatcattaaatgaaggagtttcattagatgagagaggagtttcatccccatgaaactcctatggctcggttacctagtttatagtcttggtaactgtgccatgaaactatgcattgagactagccttagtAGTAGAAGTAGTATAGTGGTAGTAGTAGCATTAGTAGTAGGATTAGTAttcttagtagtagtagtaatagtagtagtagtggtaGTAGGTGGTAGTAGTAGTCAGAAAAGCATATGtatagatttttttattttattttagtttCAAATTGGTACAATTTAAAAGGTATTTAAAAAGTataataaaaaagacaaaaaattgTGAAagtatagattttttattttattttagtttCAAATTGGTACAATTTAAAAGGTATTTAAAAAAGTataataaaaaagacaaaaattGTGAACCATATGGGCCCATCAAAGGCCATCAACCTCACCACGCTCAACCGAAAGGGAGCAGGGAGAGCCAATGGCCCAATACAGTTCACGGTATGGCATAGGAGTCTATGAGAAGGAGTTCGAGTTGGGGAGGAGAGCTTCGCCTTTTAAGTTGATTATTGTGTCCCTGAGCTAGTGAGGTGGGACTAAAATAGGCAAGCAACCACCACCAGTGACCCCGCGGTGGTGTGTACCATCTATAATTTGTAAATGGGTCGGCCCAGTTCGCTTCCCATTCCCCTTCGCATCCGTGACCCGTGACTCCTCAGCGGTGGTGGGGTTTGTAGCATCCGTGACCCCATTCCCTTCCCTTCCGCTTCCCATTCCCCTTGACATCCGTGACCAGTGaccccacggcggcggcggtgtgtAGCACCCCGTGAGAGGCGACGGGAGCGAGGTAGAGGGAGCAAGGCAGACGCTGCAATGGCGGGCTCCAAGCGCGGCCACAACAGTCGCTACCAAGCTCGCAACGAGCGGGGTCAGTTCGCCATCAAAACCGAGGTGTACTACATCTCCTCGGATGACGATGTAGCTCCGGCACAACCACCAGCCAACCGCGTCAAAGAAGTTGCGCCATCCAAGTTCAAGAAGACCAGAACAGCTCCTCCTGTGAAGGGTGGCAAAGGGAAAGGGCAGGCGTCAACCCCGGTGAAGAACAAGGGTAACCCCGCGAAGAAGGTACCAGGGACTTCCCACTTGAATGCATTTGTGATTTGTGGTATTAGGGTTTCTGGTGGTTTGATTTGGTGGATTTCCTGTTCATTCGTGTGTAAAAACCCCTTAGGTATTAGGGTTTACGGTGGTTCGATTTGGTGGACTTCGTGTTCATTCCTGGTTCTTGTACAATTGAAGTTATTTGGTAATCTTTATTAGGTATGAATGGCAAAGCTAAATCAGGTAAGAATTATATCTCTGAATGTATGAGTTATTTGGTTTCTACTACATGTTAATTTACATATATTAAGCGACAAAAAAAATAATAGTGTCACAGTATGCAAAAGTATTGGATATGGTTGGCCTAATCACTACTAAGAGTATGTGATGAGTTAGGCACCTCTTAACTCTGAAGCTATGTGAAGCTATTATTAGATTTCGTTGAACCATCTATGTGATGACTTAGGCACCTCTAAAGAATTCATACTGAAATCAGTCTTGAGTTCTGAAAATACATACAGATTAGCCAAGACTGGTTGTAAATAAATTGGGTTAAACATTGTTAGTTTCTAATTAATACCTGCTACGAATAAGATCCTTTAGTCTAGTTCTGAAAATGGTACACTCTGaatatttttcaggggtttgtTCAGATGTGAAAACTGTAGCTTTTTTTTAACACCTGAAtcaacaacctcaatctgatgaCACAATGCCACATGTAGGGCAGAGGAGCATATGCCTCAAGCCGATTTTTATTGTGGATTTGGGCTTGATGTTAATCTATCTGGATAATATTTTACTGTGGATTGTGGTTAGGAATTCCTGAACTGAGTAGC contains:
- the LOC110431879 gene encoding uncharacterized protein LOC110431879, which gives rise to MAGSKRGHNSRYQARNERGQFAIKTEVYYISSDDDVAPAQPPANRVKEVAPSKFKKTRTAPPVKGGKGKGQASTPVKNKGNPAKKTSKPSPFESDTSSYDFYTDSSDDSSDDLADLFEKAMGDIDRKMDKLYRIVKKRFFPND